ACGCGCTTCCCTGACGCCTCATCCTAACAACAGAGTCATCCCCGCGAACGCGGGGAGCCATGCGGTGCCTCGCATGGCTCCCCAACCCGATGCCCATGCCGATCAAGTCCGGGATGACCAAGATGGAGGTGCGTTGCCAGCTCAGTGGCCCCGTGTAAACTCAGTGGCCCCGTGTAAACTCAGTGGCCCCGTGTAAGCCATCTCCCTACTACCGCTCATCGATCCGTCTGCCATCCGTCTGCCATGACCACGTTCCTCGTCCTCGCCAGCTACGAGAAGGGCTTCGACTTCATCCGCGAATGCCACGACCAGGGCGTGCGCGTCGTCTTCCTCACGCTGGAGAAGCTGCGCGACCGCCCGTGGCCGCACGAGGCCATCGCCGAGACGTTCTACGCGCCCGACTTCGACACCGAGCGGCACGTCCTCAACACCGTCGCCTACCTCGCCCGCGAACGCAAGTTCGACCGCATCATCCCGCTCGACGAGTTCGACGCCGAGGTCGCAGCGGCGCTGCGCGAGCACCTGCGCATCCCCGGCATGGGCGAGACGACGGTGCGCTACTTCCGCGACAAGCTCGCCATGCGCTTCCAGGCGCGCGAGGCCGGCGTCCGCGTTCCCGACTTCGTGCCCGTCACCAACTACGACGATATCCGGGCCTTCTTCGAGCGGCAGGCCCCGCCCTACATCCTCAAGCCGCGCGGCGAGGCGTCGGCGCTCGGTATCCGCAAGATCCACGACCAAGAGCAGCTCTGGCGCGCGCTCGACGAGCTTGGCGACGAGCAGTCGTTCTTCCTGCTGGAGCAGTTCGTCGCGGGCGATGTCTTCCACGTCGACTCCGTGGTGGCGAACAAGAAGCTGCAGTTTGCCGAGGTAAGCGGCTACCTCAGCCCCCCGCTCGACGTGATGCACGGCGGCGGCCTCTTCGCCAGCCGCACGCTCGACCGCGACAGCGCCGAGGCGAAGACGCTGAACGACCTCACCCAGCAACTCGTCGAGGGACTCGGGATCGTGCGCGGCGCGATGCACACCGAGTTCATCCGCAGCGCTGCCGACGGCGAGTTCTACTTTCTCGAAACGGCCGCCCGCGTGGGCGGGGCCAACCTCTCCGACATGGTGGAGGCCGCGAGCGGCGTCAACCTCTGGCGCGAGTGGGCCAAGATCGAGATCGCCGACGCCCGGGGCGAGCGCTACCGGAAGCCCAAGCCGCGCACCGACCACGCAGGCATCCTCGTCACGCTCGCCCGGCAGACGCACCCCGACCTCTCGGGCTATGACGACCCCGAGATCGTCTGGCGCATGCCGAAGAAGCAGCACGCCGGTCTGATCGTCCGCGCGGACACGCCCCAGCGCGTCCGCGCCCTGCTCGACGGCTACATGCCGCGCTTCTACCACGACTTCCACGCCGCCGCCACGCCGCCCGACAGCGCCCGCGACGTGGAGTAACGGCAGGGAGCGCTTAGGCTGCGACGAACCGTTTTCTTCTCGTAGGGGCGAAAGCTGGTATGGGTTTTGGTGGGGCCTCGCACCGCAAGCCGGCCAACCTAGGCGGCATGGGCGCCCGCTTCAACATCGTGCCGCATGGCTTCCCTTTCGTCCCACAGCATCCGGCGGCTGCTTACGCGCCGCTACCTCGTGGCGTTGGCGTTTGTGGCTCTGCTCGCGGTGGCCGAGCAGGGCGTGGTTCAGTTTGAACTGAACCAGCAAGCCGAGGACAGCCGAGAAGTCAACCTGGCTGGGCGGCAGCGGATGCTCAGCCAGCGGATTGCCAAGGAGGCCCTCGCGCTCAACCAAGGCCGGCGTGCCGACCTGCGCGCGCTCGACGCCGATGTCGCAACGTGGGCGCAAGCCCACGACGGCCTGCTCGACGGCGACCCGGAACTCCAACTCTCCGGGATCGACGACCCGGAGATCCGGGCAGACCTAGCCCAACTCACGCCCTACATCGAGCGCATCGAGGACGCCGTGGCCGCGTTCGAGGACGCGCTCGCCCGCAGCGACGCGGAGGAGGCCGACCTAGCGCTCCGTACGATCCTCGATGTAGAACCCGTCTTCCTGGTCCGCATGGACGCGATCGTATT
This Bacteroidota bacterium DNA region includes the following protein-coding sequences:
- a CDS encoding ATP-grasp domain-containing protein codes for the protein MTTFLVLASYEKGFDFIRECHDQGVRVVFLTLEKLRDRPWPHEAIAETFYAPDFDTERHVLNTVAYLARERKFDRIIPLDEFDAEVAAALREHLRIPGMGETTVRYFRDKLAMRFQAREAGVRVPDFVPVTNYDDIRAFFERQAPPYILKPRGEASALGIRKIHDQEQLWRALDELGDEQSFFLLEQFVAGDVFHVDSVVANKKLQFAEVSGYLSPPLDVMHGGGLFASRTLDRDSAEAKTLNDLTQQLVEGLGIVRGAMHTEFIRSAADGEFYFLETAARVGGANLSDMVEAASGVNLWREWAKIEIADARGERYRKPKPRTDHAGILVTLARQTHPDLSGYDDPEIVWRMPKKQHAGLIVRADTPQRVRALLDGYMPRFYHDFHAAATPPDSARDVE